Genomic window ([Eubacterium] hominis):
ATGGAGAAGAAGAAATGCAACAAATGACAAAATGGATTGCGTCAATCAGTAAAGATATACCATTACATATCAGTCGATATTTTCCACGATATCATTGTCATATTCCACCTACTGATGTTGATCAAATAGAACATTTATGTCATATTGCGAGAATGAATTTAAATTACGTGTATAAAGGAAATTGTTGAGGATATGGAATATTTTCACTTTTTCCTTTTTCTATGTGTTTTATTCATAGAAAAGGATATTTTTTTTCTACATTTCAGATAAATTAAATGGTATAATAGGGAGGTACATGGAGGAAGAAAATGAAACGGGTAGACAATCAAATCAGACATTCCATTCTTGTGGTGGCAACGATTACGTTTGTACTTATTTCTTTATGTTTAAGTGGTTTGTGGTTTATCAATGACCAGCAAAATGCAAAAACAAATGAATTTTTAGCTCAGATGACCACACAATATAAAGCTTCTATCCTTCGTCAAATACATGGAGATATAGAAACTTTAGATGGGATGGCCACAATTTTAGGGGAAGAAGAAGCTGTGGAAACAGAACATCTGTATCGAATTCTTGAAGAAATAAATAATGCGAATCGTTTTATGCGTATGGGGTTTATTAGAACCGATGGTATGACCACAATGGTGGATATTAGCGGACAGAGAATAGAAAATGTTGATTTAAGTCAAATGGATTATGTAAAAAAGGCATTACATGGTGAAGAAGTCATCACAGATACAATTAAAGATTCTTTTGGTGATGGATATATTAATATTTATGCAGTGCCAATTTATCATAAAGGTAAAATTATTGGGGCATTATGTGCAGTAAATGATTCAGAAATATATCGCAGTATTGTTGATCTGCCTTCATTAGGTAATGGTTTTGCGGGAATTGTGAAAAGTGATGGCGCACTTGTTATACGAAGTAAAGAAGACCCCAATCAGACTTATGATAATATATATCAATTAAGTTTTGATCGTCAGGATGAATTAGAAGAAGCAAAACAGGCGTTGAAAAATAAAGAAGATGGATCTTTCATGTATCATCAGCAAGGCAATACATATCTGGCGCATTTTACTTCTTTGGGAATTAATGACTGGTTAATTGTAAGTATGGTACCTAACTCTGTACTGACCTCTAATTTACGTATGGTTTCCAAATTATCTATCATGGCGATTATCGCAATTATTATTCTATTAAGCGCCTTATTAAAATATATCAATAAAATCATTTTAGGTAGTCGAAAAATATTAGAAAATATCGCATATTTTGATGAACTTACCAATTCTTATACCAAGAGTAAATTTTTACTGGAGGCAAATGCGTTATTAGAGAAAAGTCGATATTATAGTATCGTTGAGCTTGATATTTTAAACTTTAAGATGATTAACGAATTATTTGGATATCAGGCTGGAGATGCTTTTTTGAAATATTTCGCAAAATGTTTGAAAGAGGAAATCCAGACAGATGAATTATATTATCGTCATCATGCGGATTGTTTTGGTCTGATGCTGCATGAACAAGATAAACAAACACTGATAAAACGCATGGAAAAACTAAAAGCGAAGATATGCAGTTATGAACTACATCCGCAACAGCATTATTATATCCAATGCTCCTGTGGAATAAAGATTTTTGATGAACGTGAACAAAATCAGGCGATTGATCTTGTGATCAATCGGGCTATGATGGCATTAAAAGAATGTAAAAAGCATAGCAATAGTGATATCTATATTTATGATGATAAATTATATAATGCTTCCCAACATCAAAGTTTAATAGAATCAAGAATGGAAACAGCACTACAGAATCATGAATTTGAAGTATATCTTCAACCCAAACATGATATTGTGACTGAAAAGATTGTTGGCGCAGAAGCGCTTGTCCGTTGGAATATGGATGGTAAAATCATTATGCCGGATGAATTCATTCCTTTATTTGAAGAAAATGGATTTATCACAAAACTGGATATGTATGTATTAGATCATGCATTCTCATACATGGAAGAATGGCAGTCTAAAGGATATTGTATAAAACAGATAAATGTAAATCAGTCAAGAATGTTGATGTATCGCAGTAATTATATGGAAGATATAAAGAAAATCATAAAACGACATCATGTTGATACTTCCGCAATCGTGCTGGAGGTAACTGAAAGTGTTGCGTTGGAAGATATGGAGATCTTAAAGGAAACAATTCAAAGTGTTCATCAATTAGGCTTTGAAGTGTCGATGGATGATTTTGGAAGTGGCTATTCATCTTTGAATGTTTTACAGGCACTGCCATTTGATGAACTGAAATTAGATCGTTTCTTCGTTAAGGATATGGGTGTAGATCATGAGAAACAAAAAAAGATTATTCAATACATTATAGAATTGAATAAATCATTAAATGTCCGTACAGTTGCGGAAGGCGTAGAAACAAAAGCACAATTAGAGTTTTT
Coding sequences:
- a CDS encoding EAL domain-containing protein, whose amino-acid sequence is MKRVDNQIRHSILVVATITFVLISLCLSGLWFINDQQNAKTNEFLAQMTTQYKASILRQIHGDIETLDGMATILGEEEAVETEHLYRILEEINNANRFMRMGFIRTDGMTTMVDISGQRIENVDLSQMDYVKKALHGEEVITDTIKDSFGDGYINIYAVPIYHKGKIIGALCAVNDSEIYRSIVDLPSLGNGFAGIVKSDGALVIRSKEDPNQTYDNIYQLSFDRQDELEEAKQALKNKEDGSFMYHQQGNTYLAHFTSLGINDWLIVSMVPNSVLTSNLRMVSKLSIMAIIAIIILLSALLKYINKIILGSRKILENIAYFDELTNSYTKSKFLLEANALLEKSRYYSIVELDILNFKMINELFGYQAGDAFLKYFAKCLKEEIQTDELYYRHHADCFGLMLHEQDKQTLIKRMEKLKAKICSYELHPQQHYYIQCSCGIKIFDEREQNQAIDLVINRAMMALKECKKHSNSDIYIYDDKLYNASQHQSLIESRMETALQNHEFEVYLQPKHDIVTEKIVGAEALVRWNMDGKIIMPDEFIPLFEENGFITKLDMYVLDHAFSYMEEWQSKGYCIKQINVNQSRMLMYRSNYMEDIKKIIKRHHVDTSAIVLEVTESVALEDMEILKETIQSVHQLGFEVSMDDFGSGYSSLNVLQALPFDELKLDRFFVKDMGVDHEKQKKIIQYIIELNKSLNVRTVAEGVETKAQLEFLRGIGCDIAQGYYFSKPLPKNEFDKLLEKEQGNE